The stretch of DNA ATGACTCTTTTTGGAATGTTTGAATTTCTGCGTATGCCATTCGGCTTACGCAACGCGGCACAAACTTTCCAAAGATTCATCGACACAGTGACCAGAGGCCTACcatttgtttatgcatacatagatgacCTTCTCTTAGCCAGTAGCTCCCATGAAGAACATGTACAATACCTCCATCTCTTGTTCCAGCGCCTTAGACAATACGGCATTGTCATTAACCCTGGCAAATGTTTGTTCGAAGTCACGTCCCTTGAATTTCTCGGACACACGGTTGACAAAGATGGCATTCGCCCGCTACCGGAGTAAGTGAAAGCTATCACAGATTTTCCAGTCTCTGCGGAAGTTACGAGAATTTCTTTGTCTCATCAATTTTTATAGGCATTTCATCCCGCGCTTCTCTGACATAGCACGCCACCTTACAGATTTACTGCGAGACCGGTCGACCAAAAATGCCAACATTACCCTCAGCGACGAACAGTTAGCAGCattcaacaacataaaaaaaaagcattgtccAACGCCACTATGTTATCGTATCCAAAACCAGACGCTCCTTTAACTTTGTTAGTCGATACATCTGCTTCCGGAGATGGTGGCGCACTCCAACAGCTCACTCATGGATCTGCTGAACATATTTGGTGCGATGTATCCACCAGCCACGAACGACCCTACGTCCCTCCAAAGTACAGACGTGACGGTTACTCCACTCTGCATTCACAGGCACATCCCAGCGTCCGCGCTACACAAAAATCTCCTGCCGCACCTAGACAACAAAACACTACTACACACGTCCCGAAGGACATCAACAGTTGGACTCATGTTTTCGTCAGAAATGATGGAATCTCGGCACAACTTCGGCCACCCTATTCTGACCCCTACAAAGTACTTGACAGACAACCGAAATATTTTGTCCTCGAAATGGCCGGAAAACAAAACACGGTATCCGTCGATCGCCTCAAGAAAGCCTTCATAGAACAGGAGTTACCACCTACTCCCACTACTCTTTCACCTGATTCAACCACAGTAGCCACGCAAATTTCAAAGAAACCTCCTGCGATAAAACAGCAACAGACAAGGTCCGGTCGAAACGTAAGATTCCCAGCAAAGTATGTTCAAGTTTTTTACATTTGagttgatattttttcttaactGTTGAACTGCCTCATTcagtacaaacaaaacaaaataatgataataataataataataataataataataataataataataataataataataataataataataataaatataaagttataCAGATTCCCATGAATTTGAGGCTAAATTAAACAATGGAACACATTTTATGAACTTCATATAACATATTTTTGAAATCATACAGGATGATACTGTCTAATACATTTTATGAAGCTCATAAAAGTATAACTGGTGTTGTAACGTCGCCAACAAAATTCATGCaagtgtagtgaaacctctctctcgggtatttatttacaaatgcgaacgtagcggctaacatctagccttggGCCCGTTTGGACCCTgctgtgtccatcaccctgattggctcttatttgtgcagcatttgtctccagttctgtttcgcgccagggtgaACATCAACCAATCATGGCCTTCTGATAAGGTcatgtgagagagtgtttttctgctgtttctgGAGCCCCTTTTTACCTATAAATAGTCTTGCTTTACCTACGCCAGTCTGTCGCGATTTCAGACCTTTTCAGGTCCGGTCGTAGACCACACACAAaacacagctccagccagtttccagcgacgacgtcaATACCACCGATTTACTGTCTACTACAATGTCGACGCcagcgccaacaccaccaccagagtacacactaccaacaacaacagcggttTCATCTCAACACTGTCTGTGTGGATTGTTTCTACCTCGAAAGAACAGCCAGAACAACCTGCGAGAATCTTCTGTACTAAGTAACCGATCGCAGCATCGAAGCTCAACTTCACTCACGACATGTGACACTTCAGCTCTGTTATTCGGCCAAAACCTCTTATGTACAGACATTCTACCTATTGTgtaactcttctatgaactggtGCTTTCTTATCTTTGTTCAGGACGCTTATAGCCTATGTTACAGACTCTTATTCCATGCCCTGTATTTctcattcacgtacacacacatatttatgtatacatactattgttcatacgacggcctgtcttatatattGTGTTACTTATAttgccgcatgcacgcacacacagacacagttgaCTACCCTAATAaacttactctttatatatatatatatatatatatatNNNNNNNNNNNNNNNNNNNNNNNNNNNNNNNNNNNNNNNNNNNNNNNNNNNNNNNNNNNNNNNNNNNNNNNNNNNNNNNNNNNNNNNNNNNNNNNNNNNNNNNNNNNNNNNNNNNNNNNNNNNNNNNNNNNNNNNNNNNNNNNNNNNNNNNNNNNNNNNNNNNNNNNNNNNNNNNNNNNNNNNNNNNNNNNNNNNNNNNNNNNNNNNNNNNNNNNNNNNNNNNNNNNNNNNNNNNNNNNNNNNNNNNNNNNNNNNNNNNNNNNNNNNNNNNNNNNNNNNNNNNNNNNNNNNNNNNNNNNNNNNNNNNNNNNNNNNNNNNNNNNNNNNNNNNNNNNNNNNNNNNNNNNNNNNNNNNNNNNNNNNNNNNNNNNNNNNNNNNNNNNNNNNNNNNNNNNNNNNNNNNNNNNNNNNNNNNNNNNNNNNNNNNNNNNNNNNNNNNNNNNNNNNNNNNNNNNNNNNNNNNNNNNNNNNNNNNNNNNNNNNNNNNNNNNNNNNNNNNNNNNNNNNNNNNNNNNNNNNNNNNNNNNNNNNNNNNNNNNNNNNNNNNNNNNNNNNNNNNNNNNNNNNNNNNNNNNNNNNNNNNNNNNNNNNNNNNNNNNNNNNNNNNNNNNNNNNNNNNNNNNNNNNNNNNNNNNNNNNNNNNNNNNNNNNNNNNNNNNNNNNNNNNNNNNNNNNNNNNNNNNNNNNNNNNNNNNNNNNNNNNNNNNNNNNNNNNNNNNNNNNNNNNNNNNNNNNNNNNNNNNNNNNNNNNNNNNNNNNNNNNNNNNNNNNNNNNNNNNNNNNNNNNNNNNNNNNNNNNNNNNNNNNNNNNNNNNNNNNNNNNNNNNNNNNNNNNNNNNNNNNNNNNNNNNNNNNNNNNNNNNNNNNNNNNNNNNNNNNNNNNNNNNNNNNNNNNNNNNNNNNNNNNNNNNNNNNNNNNNNNNNNNNNNNNNNNNNNNNNNNNNNNNNNNNNNNNNNNNtatatatatatatatatatatatatatatatatatatatatatatatctaacggttgactctctctttccttgctgGCACTTCCTCGTATCTCACATGCGAGTACTCTTATGTTATATTGCATGTTTTATGTCGACCGTGTGAAGCGTTAAAAGGAGCCTCTCCCGTttgtcgccatctcctttggttcgcacggtcgttctctaCAGAAGTATGTTGAAAACAATTTATCGAACGTCCATGCATCCTCCGATAATTTGATTTCACGTTACTCCACATCCCTTCCACGGTGTTTGTGTGGATTGAGGCATCGTTGGAATCCACAAAGGTGATACTGTGGTTGACAGTGGAATGGTTTGGTAGGCTGTTATATGCTCTCCGGGAATCTGTGATAATCTTAGTTCCTGGCAAAACATGGCGGGTAATAATAGGCAACAATATTGCTGAACTTCTGTTTTCCACAGGAACTAAGACACATCTCAGACTTTCCCGTTCAACCATTCCAAGAACCCAATGCCCTTCTTGATAACTTCCACGATGATGTTTCCTGTGCATGAACTTGGATTCGTCGATCTCTACATCTTCTCCAAGTTGCACAGGGTGGTCAAAGCACCACATAGCACAAACATCGCGGAAGGAATTGTACCAGTTGACAATTGCTTCTGGTCCAATTCCAACTTCATTCATCACAACACTCTGTTTACAATCAATTTTGGCCCAGTAATACATCAACTCTAGGAGACGAGTCAATGTTAGACGGGAATCCGAGAAAAACGAGCCTCGCCTAATGCTACGAAATTGCCTGCAAACAGTACACctccacaatttcacatcagcTACTGTACTGCGCGTTGCAAGGTTCATCCGCTCCTTACAGCATTCCGGCGAATTGTGGATCAATCCCACAGATGCCAGGAATTGGTTTGTTGAATCCGCGTTACTCGTTATGATAATAATGTCTCGCAGATTGTGACATCTTTGAGTTATGTCATCAACGGAAAGGATAGATTCAACAATCCTATATCGTCCAGCCATAATGAGATCTAATGGAAGAGTATATGATGTAGGTGTCTTAGGAATTGTGAGACAATGTACAGGAGAGTCTGTTGCcgccagatgtgtgtgtgtgtgtgtgtctgtgtgtgtgtctgtgtctgtgtatgtgtgcttgtgtgtatgtgtgtttatgcttgtgagtctgtgtttgtgtgtacaggcgtgtgtgtgtgtgcaaaattctgtctgtgtttgcgtgtacaggcgtgtgtgtgcaaaatgaaaataaaattaaatatttctttcaaacttctcTGCAGGGAAAAatgaagacagagagacagattgtGATTTCCAAACTTCTCTGCATCCAAAGTTATAATTAACTTGAATATATTTGAGTATAATTATAAAAccaaaggataaaaaataataaacaataataaaaattttaaaatgtgataaGAATAAAAGCCTTATCTAGCAACAATGATAAGTTGGAGAAATAGTCCAAAGGGGTTAAATGCAAGTAattagaaaaattgtattacctaaattaaattaaatttgaaatagagAAAGTGTACATAACATATATGATGTGATGGTTAACTAGTGTGAATGGTGgtagataaattaaaaaataactaaatgtaTTAAATAGGGTAAATCAATGAAACGAGCGGAATGTATGTTTCCTCCAATGTTGGCATCGATATGCTCTCTGGGTAATCTGGTTCACTAAATTATTCTTGGAGAACAAAATGAGGAACAGCTCCAAgttacaaagaggacaaaaatccTTACCTTTATCATAGGGTATTGGTGTAGTTAGTATTGACCATTCTAAACAGAATTGCTTATTGCAGTCCTTAAGTTTCCAAATTAACTCGCTAAGTCCCGTGCTCTTATGTGTATTCTTATCCCAAAATGATTTGAAATTCTCCTAGATAGCTGAGATGAAGTAGAACCTATATAATAAAAATCATCTGTGTTAGTGGTTACTTTACATTGATAAACAGTATTTTTGGTCTTAGCATTCACACTCAAAACTTTGATTCTATTACAATTAGGTTCCGAAATATTAATCttgttataataaatattgttatatttactattgttgctcttattaactttatttttatctatataaatattgttaccATGGGAATGGNNNNNNNNNNNNNNNNNNNNNNNNNNNNNNNNNNNNNNNNNNNNNNNNNNNNNNNNNNNNNNNNNNNNNNNNNNNNNNNNNNNNNNNNNNNNNNNNNNNNNNNNNNNNNNNNNNNNNNNNNNNNNNNNNNNNNNNNNNNNNNNNNNNNNNNNNNNNNNNNNNNNNNNNNNNNNNNNNNNNNNNNNNNNNNNNNNNNNNNNNNNNNNNNNNNNNNNNNNNNNNNNNNNNNNNNNNNNNNNNNNNNNNNNNNNNNNNNNNNNNNNNNNNNNNNNNNNNNNNNNNNNNNNNNNNNNNNNNNNNNNNNNNNNNNNNNNNNNNNNNNNNNNNNNNNNNNNNNNNNNNNNNNNNNNNNNNNNNNNNNNNNNNNNNNNNNNNNNNNNNNNNNNNNNNNNNNNNNNNNNNNNNNNNNNNNNNNNNNNNNNNNNNNNNNNNNNNNNNNNNNNNNNNNNNNNNNNNNNNNNNNNNNNNNNNNNNNNNNNNNNNNNNNNNNNNNNNNNNNNNNNNNNNNNNNNNNNNNNNNNNNNNNNNNNNNNNNNNNNNNNNNNNNNNNNNNNNNNNNNNNNNNNNNNNNNNNNNNNNNNNNNNNNNNNNNNNNNNNNNNNNNNNNNNNNNNNNNNNNNNNNNNNNNNNNNNNNNNNNNNNNNNNNNNNNNNNNNNNNNNNNNNNNNNNNNNNNNNNNNNNNNNNNNNNNNNNNNNNNNNNNNNNNNNNNNNNNNNNNNNNNNNNNNNNNNNNNNNNNNNNNNNNNNNNNNNNNNNNNNNNNNNNNNNNNNNNNNNNNNNNNNNNNNNNNNNNNNNNNNNNNNNNNNNNNNNNNNNNNNNNNNNNNNNNNNNNNNNNNNNNNNNNNNNNNNNNNNNNNNNNNNNNNNNNNNNNNNNNNNNNNNNNNNNNNNNNNNNNNNNNNNNNNNNNNNNNNNNNNNNNNNNNNNNNNNNNNNNNNNNNNNNNNNNNNNNNNNNNNNNNNNNNNNNNNNNNNNNNNNNNNNNNNNNNNNNNNNNNNNNNNNNNNNNNNNNNNNNNNNNNNNNNNNNNNNNNNNNNNNNNNNNNNNNNNNNNNNNNNNNNNNNNNNNNNNNNNNNNNNNNNNNNNNNNNNNNNNNNNNNNNNNNNNNNNNNNNNNNNNNNNNNNNNNNNNNNNNNNNNNNNNNNNNNNNNNNNNNNNNNNNNNNNNNNNNNNNNNNNNNNNNNNNNNNNNNNNNNNNNNNNNNNNNNNNNNNNNNNNNNNNNNNNNNNNNNNNNNNNNNNNNNNNNNNNNNNNNNNNNNNNNNNNNNNNNNNNNNNNNNNNNNNNNNNNNNNNNNNNNNNNNNNNNNNNNNNNNNNNNNNNNNNNNNNNNNNNNNNNNNNNNNNNNNNNNNNNNNNNNNNNNNNNNNNNNNNNNNNNNNNNNNNNNNNNNNNNNNNNNNNNNNNNNNNNNNNNNNNNNNNNNNNNNNNNNNNNNNNNNNNNNNNNNNNNNNNNNNNNNNNNNNNNNNNNNNNNNNNNNNNNNNNNNNNNNNNNNNNNNNNNNNNNNNNNNNNNNNNNNNNNNNNNNNNNNNNNNNNNNNNNNNNNNNNNNNNNNNNNNNNNNNNNNNNNNNNNNNNNNNNNNNNNNNNNNNNNNNNNNNNNNNNNNNNNNNNNNNNNNNNNNNNNNNNNNNNNNNNNNNNNNNNNNNNNNNNNNNNNNNNNNNNNNNNNNNNNNNNNNNNNNNNNNNNNNNNNNNNNNNNNNNNNNNNNNNNNNNNNNNNNNNNNNNNNNNNNNNNNNNNNNNNNNNNNNNNNNNNNNNNNNNNNNNNNNNNNNNNNNNNNNNNNNNNNNNNNNNNNNNNNNNNNNNNNNNNNNNNNNNNNNNNNNNNNNNNNNNNNNNNNNNNNNNNNNNNNNNNNNNNNNNNNNNNNNNNNNNNNNNNNNNNNNNNNNNNNNNNNNNNNNNNNNNNNNNNNNNNNNNNNNNNNNNNNNNNNNNNNNNNNNNNNNNNNNNNNNNNNNNNNNNNNNNNNNNNNNNNNNNNNNNNNNNNNNNNNNNNNNNNNNNNNNNNNNNNNNNNNNNNNNNNNNNNNNNNNNNNNNNNNNNNNNNNNNNNNNNNNNNNNNNNNNNNNNNNNNNNNNNNNNNNNNNNNNNNNNNNNNNNNNNNNNNNNNNNNNNNNNNNNNNNNNNNNNNNNNNNNNNNNNNNNNNNNNNNNNNNNNNNNNNNNNNNNNNNNNNNNNNNNNNNNNNNNNNNNNNNNNNNNNNNN from Octopus bimaculoides isolate UCB-OBI-ISO-001 chromosome 14, ASM119413v2, whole genome shotgun sequence encodes:
- the LOC128249432 gene encoding uncharacterized protein LOC128249432; amino-acid sequence: MAGRYRIVESILSVDDITQRCHNLRDIIIITSNADSTNQFLASVGLIHNSPECCKERMNLATRSTVADVKLWRCTVCRQFRSIRRGSFFSDSRLTLTRLLELMYYWAKIDCKQSVVMNEVGIGPEAIVNWYNSFRDVCAMWCFDHPVQLGEDVEIDESKFMHRKHHRGSYQEGHWVLGMVERESLRCVLVPVENRSSAILLPIITRHVLPGTKIITDSRRAYNSLPNHSTVNHSITFVDSNDASIHTNTVEGMWSNVKSNYRRMHGRSINCFQHTSVENDRANQRRWRQTGEAPFNASHGRHKTCNIT